The Equus quagga isolate Etosha38 chromosome 2, UCLA_HA_Equagga_1.0, whole genome shotgun sequence genome has a window encoding:
- the NMB gene encoding neuromedin-B isoform X1 — MTLRAGGARLFGGLLLFALLAASTAPLGWDLPEPRSRAGKIRVHPRGNLWATGHFMGKKSLAIPSPLGTAPHISLRDQRLQLSHDLLRILLLKKALDLSLDSPASHTQEAAGTIAAEVMPLTRKTGRHGLACAHPGKVLNGTLAVAPSGCKSWAQISVVTPLL; from the exons ATGACCCTGCGGGCGGGGGGCGCGCGGCTGTTCGGCGGCCTCCTGCTCTTCGCTCTGCTCGCGGCCAGCACCGCCCCGCTCGGCTGGGATCTCCCGGAGCCCCGCAGCCGGGCCGGCAAGATCCGAGTGCACCCGCGGGGCAACCTCTGGGCCACCG GTCACTTCATGGGCAAGAAGAGTCTGGCCATCCCATCCCCACTGGGGACAGCTCCCCACATCTCCCTGAGGGACCAGAGGCTGCAGCTGAGTCATGATCTGCTCAGGATCCTCCTGCTAAAGAAAGCTCTGGACCTGAGCCTCGACAGCCCAGCATCTCACACCCAG GAGGCTGCTGGTACAATTGCTGCAGAAGTGATGCCATTAACGAGGAAGACAGGACGACATGGCTTAGCTTGTGCCCACCCAGGGAAGGTGCTGAATGGGACCCTGGCAGTGGCCCCATCTGGATGTAAATCCTGGGCTCAAATCTCGGTTGTTACTCCATTACTGTGA
- the NMB gene encoding neuromedin-B isoform X2 encodes MTLRAGGARLFGGLLLFALLAASTAPLGWDLPEPRSRAGKIRVHPRGNLWATGHFMGKKSLAIPSPLGTAPHISLRDQRLQLSHDLLRILLLKKALDLSLDSPASHTQHRRLLVQLLQK; translated from the exons ATGACCCTGCGGGCGGGGGGCGCGCGGCTGTTCGGCGGCCTCCTGCTCTTCGCTCTGCTCGCGGCCAGCACCGCCCCGCTCGGCTGGGATCTCCCGGAGCCCCGCAGCCGGGCCGGCAAGATCCGAGTGCACCCGCGGGGCAACCTCTGGGCCACCG GTCACTTCATGGGCAAGAAGAGTCTGGCCATCCCATCCCCACTGGGGACAGCTCCCCACATCTCCCTGAGGGACCAGAGGCTGCAGCTGAGTCATGATCTGCTCAGGATCCTCCTGCTAAAGAAAGCTCTGGACCTGAGCCTCGACAGCCCAGCATCTCACACCCAG CACAGGAGGCTGCTGGTACAATTGCTGCAGAAGTGA